The Cardiocondyla obscurior isolate alpha-2009 linkage group LG16, Cobs3.1, whole genome shotgun sequence genome segment ATTCACACGACCCTCGAATAAAGAAACAGGCGAATCTTTCTCGCTATAGCGAATGTAATAGTAAAACGGACGATTTACGTTGAACTCTAACTGTTCTGTAATTATAAAGGCAGACTCCGTTTCAAATATCACAACTGtaaacagattaaaaaataaaattttttgtgaattttcttatatgtataaaaattttttttttttttatgaattctTTATGCTTCGTCGAAGCTGtcgaaattttgttttacacaAATTCTTTATGCTTCGCCGAAGCTGtcgaaattttgttttacataaATTCTTTATGTTTCGCCGAAGCtgtcgaaattttttatttaaattattacaccGCAAAGTAATTCTATCTTCCAGGATATTTACGCGACCCTTGAACAAAAATACGGACAACGTTCCCTTTCTGTAACGAATATAGTAAAAGAACTGTTCGACTTACGTCGAATAATAAGAACGTGTCAATTATTACACTATCATATACCGTAACTGTTAACAGAATATAAAAGATTGCtcgttataattttgtttcatcATTCACAACTCTTTCACTTCACGTCACAGAATATCGCGCAAGAATTGTTCGTTAAGGTATTagaaatttgcaatttttttctttccaaattACTAAACCGAGAGAAACAAACATAGGATAATCGATCGTTTGCAAAACTTAGAAGAATTACAGCGCACAATAATCTCGAGcgatgaataattattatgcgaaagaaaaaaaagaaaaaaaaaagaaaaaataagaaggaaaaagggattaagcaaattaaaagaaagaagcaaAAGAATCTTACGGATCGTTTAGGTGCTACCGTACTTTATGATGCTCACGCATGCAACACATCTCATAAACTTCTCAACCTCAGAGTTCGTGCACAGTGCCTCGAAATAGATCGAGATCGTTTGACCATCGTACTACGAATAAAAACGGCCTGTTCGCTTTCAAGGTCTCGAAATTGGGTAGAAATCTTCGATTGCTGATCCCTACCAGAGAGAAACGTCAAATTCCACCATGTAATCTTTTACGATGAGATTTAAAGAAGCGACCAAGGAAAGTATCGAAGTACTTTTAGATAGATTCGTAATGGCGGATTGAAGAAGATCTCATAAAAAATTCCTTACAATTTCTTATGGAAAATTATGTCTTATTTACTTAAAGAAGATGTATGTatcacatacatatatttctcaCGTAATTGTTAAGTTATTGCATGTATTACttatcattaaatatattttattagttttattaaaacggcATTGCTACCATGGTGTTAATTCgatatctttatattaattttggaaatgTTATATCACTTTTATGTAAGATATTAACAGTGATcattcgatatatttttaataaaggaaagagtaaataaaatatcgtaagAATATTGTAAAAAGTATATCAATATCATTTACGTTTTTAAAGTAAAGATTATTAAAGAATAGTATTTTTGAACCAATTTAAATGTACTTCGACTTCccataatttatttacgttaCATTATACGTAAAAATCGGCAAGTAAAAAAGatcgaacaaaaattaaaatgttacaaaaatttttacgtaaaaaaatacattaaaactataaaagtaaaaaagcaaaagtaagataattattaaaaattgtaaaattattagaaattttattaatgttttatattttaatattaacgaattattaaatgtatcgaACGAGGacaagatatattaattatattacataatacgtaataaattaatagaaaaaagttattttttttttttttaataataattacgcgcCTACTAAAATATGTCGCAAAAATAGCACACATTTGTGTGCGAATTGACCTAATTCGTATAGTACatttacgaaatttaatttctattatcatACAAATTTGTCGGCTAGAAAATTTCCTTCagtatcaaataattaaagacgCAACATCGTACGTTCGCGCCTCTATCACTTACGAATTAATATACGAAAAgtactaattattattttatatcattacgTGAAAAGGTACAAATACTCATTATCACTACCACAGGATCTTCGTAATAAACAACGCGATGCTGTTGTGTTTAATGATCGCCAGGAAGGGATGTTCGACACGAAGTGTAAAAGGCTCCACCGGTTGCCAAGAACTCGAAAGGGGTCTGACAGAGGCACCTATCAGAAGAGCATGTATCAATTATCCGTTTTAAATAGTCGGCTGCGCTCTTAGATGCCCAGAGTACTCGTGAAATGTTCGGGTGAAATTGTtacttattgatttttattagtCATGCCAGGACTTGACCCGAAAGTAGATACTAGTTGAAAGtgcaggaaaaagaaagactttAACGATAATGATGCACTACTTCACCGTCGTGGAATTGAGGAGTCGTCAAGCAAGAAACCGTTTAtctaatttttccaatttgtacttgtttttatttttaaaagatactTGCTTAAAATCATCTACTGGCTCAATAGACCCATCGCCATTGTTACGTAGCAAAATTATTCACGTCGGAAAGTCGTAGTCTGAGGGATCGCGTCACGATGAGAATATATCGTTacaagagattttttttttttgaagaacCTTATTATATTCCCCTATCTTTTtccttaatatttttcgttatcgtgattatttttttatgccgTCAAACATATACCAAACTCCTTGATAATGTCGATGAACGCGTATTTTaatgttgttaaaaaataatttaacagacACGCAGATAGATTTTTACTTCACTTTTAAGTTCAGAAGTATTCAATTTTTGTTACTTCATCAGTTATACCTAATtaatcgtataattttattttacagataaaCTGCAAAAATCCAatttaagtataataaatatgtttaaggattaaaaaaattttaattttgtgttaatataaaaaattcgaattgttctttcgaaataaaatcgaatactAGATGCAGACGCAATAAATAAGGCGATCATTATAATGCTTTCATGTTAATTACATGAAAAGTTTGAAACAAGTTATCAAATATCAACAATCATGTGATACTGAAACGCTCAATgtactataaaaatttaattgtaaaattttaataatcaaagtttaagcgaaaataaatatcaatacgttattaaattaatctttgttCAATAACAGATGTACAACAAACTGCGGTGCGGTGCAATGTACGATAAAGCATGTATCGGCAATGCAATAATATgattgcaaaaataaagatattaaaggacacaaagaaaggaaaagtaggaaaaacataaaaaatatactgtGCGGACAAGCAAATCTGTTGATGTGAAAAGCAACGTGAGCAACATTTAAGCTATCACACTCAGCTGAAAATTACGGAAGCGTACAAATTCACATACATTCGTGGAAACTCTAAGAGcgaaaaatttagaattttgcAATAAGATTAATACAACGTTAAAAGAATGTCACATGCACGATCAAATCAACTTCGAAATCATTTCTTAGAGTTTCTCAGCAGCGAAACAAAATCTCGACGTAtcccaaataaaataagacgaAATATCATCTAGcttattactatttttctttaatattgtatctaaattattaaatcacacATTAAGTATTGCCcgatatataacttttttttttaaagctacaAATAacacattatataaaattgtaaaataataaaagcataaataaataaaaacaaataaattgtaaaatgcaaatgtgtagaatttttctataatcttataaaaaattaatttgactgGCATACGTTCTTGTGTTTAAAGATTATTTGAATACGGAGTTTCAAGATAATATTTCGTCTATCTTTGAATAAAAACAAGTACAAAAAACAGTTCAAAGTGTACTTACCAGTGACGGCGGCCGCTTCACTACCCTCTTCATTAACTTCGATAAAAGCTTTTTGCACAACTTTGCTAATTTGCAAAGGTATATTTGAAATGTCTGAAAACTCAGCGCTATCACTAAATGCTCGAGCAAGGCCCATCTAAAACAAATAAGATCACCAATAAAATGCAACTGTCGCATTTACTTTGTGTTATTATCtacaaaacattttaatgtaCCTTCTGAGACAATGTATTTGCAAGATCCAATTTGGATTCGGTTCTAAACTTGGGCAGGAACAATCGCACTTCGCGTTCGTACGTTTGTGCGAGGCGACTGCTGCATTCCGCGCTGACTTCCTCGAGTTTGTCGATTAGCGGAGTTAAGCCGTCAACTTTATTAGGTAGAATGATCACCATGCTGACCTCTTTGTtctacaataataaaaactgagcttagaaagagaaatttataagaaatcgATGTAACATTCACTATGAAAAGCCATTTCAAACGTTTAactttttcgaaaattaaaaaatgcattattacCGCGTATGGTAGCTCAATGCACTTAGCATCGTACTCCGGTAATTCGGCATATTTGTAGTTGCCCTGTCTGTACATAGTTGGAACATGCTTTACGGTATTGGCATCAATGTGGAACGGGCGGTCTGAGGTAAGTTTAGGATTGAACTGGCGAGCCCAATTACCCTTGAAATACACCGCATTTGCAAGTATCAATGCAGTACTAGCATCTATATCgtctgtaataaataataaaagcttcCATAAGTTCACATTCTTGAAAATTCGATTCagtaaactttttaaaataatagaagtaTATGtatgatattataattttaaatataagtttaaaatGTGAACTGTTCTTTACCGGGGTTAATAATGCTCTTAATGCGATCGTTGGTTTTTTCTTTACACCAAGTATTGACGACATTTgctgcttcttcttttttagaaaagtCCACCGACTGTATATCGGAACGATAGTACGTCTCAAGATCCTGTTTATATTCAGATTTCACTGGGAAGTCTTTACCGATATATAACTTGTTGGCGAGCTTTAAAGTAACGTTCTCAACgttctgcaaaaataatattttattactaaacaataacattttaaattaattttattctacattttatatcattcaagtaatgtatatttatattatgcaAGTATTACGGTTTGTGATAGAGTAGTAATAAatggtaaaataatttaataattacattcaGTTTATCGATGAGATTCTGAAAACCTTCAAGAGTTTGTGCTTTTGTATTTGGAAGCTTGAGAACACTTTTAAATTCTTCTTGGGTTTGTCCTGCAGCGCCGATAGCAGCCATACTCAAGGCAATGTCGGCACTTAGAGGAGAACATATCAAATTGTCtggtttttcttttacaacaGTCTAAAAACAGCATTATAAAGATTACAACAGCATTACAAagaatattaaagtttaatagaaaatgtgacacataaattaaatttaattaccttCACAAAGTTGTTGGAAAATAATTGAGCACCTTGAGTAACGGCTTGGAAAGCCACACTGTTTTCACTTGGTGCAGCCATAGCTGATGCAAATAGACAAAGCGCCAAAAAACTTCTCTGTACTGTAATGATAACAGAAAAAGGTTTCAGAATTAATAAACTTATCACAAATATATCTGCCAATTCAGACAGTTCGAATAtataatgagaaaaaaattaggaaattattatttttactaaaataattttaatattaacaataatatgAGATATATCgtgttgttaaaaagtaacgTCGTAAATACCATTACTTCGAGCATTATAGGACTACTGTCAAAAACACTTGTGCTCGAAGGCCGAATACACATTAATCAAacagtaattttaattccagTTTTAATtctagttttaatttaataaaaaataaaataatataatacaaatttaaacgctatttttttcttaaattaggTTGTAACTCGAGATGCGCAAAACAAAGTTCTGTTAGAATTATGTAATGATTAAGTATATAAACGACTGCTCAATTCACGTGTGTAAATTCCAAGCGAATGATTCAAATCAAACATTGCTTTCCATCATTTTCTTTACTTGCACGACATAAACCTGTTTTTGACACATCGTATGCTTGAAGCAAAGACGTCATTCTCTTTTTGCAGTTATATCattgtgcttttttttaactttcaacGCAAAATAATTGTCATTATACAAGCTGCTAGATAAATCGGAAGTAATTACGCTCAAAGTTTCACATAAAACCACAAAAATCAATACTATGTCTGTTTAAACTGGATATCTATCGATATCTCTAActaacgaaaaatttttcgctTGCGACAGCAATTGTCCCTAATCGCTAACAAATATGACATAACATTTTCTCAAAACATATAACAgataacgttataaatataaaaaagtcaaaagttaaaaataaaaatgagtttACTCTACAAacttatcataaattatcatttttcaatttcttttattatttaattttaatatcgccacacataaaatttatttgcaaactTTTGCAATgttattcataattaaaagaaaaattccgcaagtttaatatttcttgatatcttaaattaaataaaaacgttattCAATACATTGCAAAATAATGCGTGCGTAATAATCAACTAAttcttagaattatttaaagtaaaaatcagtttatgtaaaaaaaaataaaaaaaataaaaaaaaaatgaaaaaatacgAGATATCATTGCATTTAACgataaagtaaagaaaaataacaaacgAGAATAACTCGGGACCATTTAACGGATGATGTTTCCGGCTGCTTCGTTGGGGAAAACCCATTAAGATTGCTAATGTAACAGTTATATTATGTACGTGCGACTAACCGCGCGAGACAACTCGATATACAGCGGCAGCTTTGTTTAATGCAGCTGACCACAAAgtttaacaatataaattgcaaGATTCAGTGTTTATTTACGCGCAcctacaaattaatttattaattgcctCACGTGTTATACGTGCGCGACAAATCTGTTGCGGCGATACTAATCAACTGATAATGAAAGAACGCTGGCCGCTATCTGAGAACTGATTCACACCGAACGAGAACAGTGTTCGGTGGTATCGATCACCTTGGAGCCGGGAGTCCGACACGAGTCCAAAAATTACGACTCGCTGGACAGTATTATCGCCGATATGTCGATTCAATGCGTATCGATAAgacgtcgttgtcgttgtaaGGATTCAGACTTGTGTGCCCGATAACGATACAGAGGGGTTATCGTGGCCTTTTTACCAAGGCAGCGGTCCATTTGATTTTGTTGCCACGAGAGGCATTAATTGTAAgaagaaaaatctaatttaaatatttcaaatttcaaATTCCAAGCTcgtgcaatttatattatttacgcgCGATGATGTAAGCGAATCTACGAGATGCATCTTAGGCTCAGCGGATTCCAGCGATTCGGCAATCCGCTGagtatttgtaaaaaaattggcgCACGCGGTGTCAATCACCTGCGTCTACGCGTCGGATTAGAACaaaggtaaaataattaatttccgatCTGTCGAAGTTCAGCCGGTTTCTACATGAGTTGGAAGTACGCGGACTATCGGTCGCGTAAACGAGATGTAATAACAAACAgatgataaaagaaatagCAATACCTAACACAAAGTCATTTTCACAAACATGagtcgaaaaattaaatt includes the following:
- the LOC139108991 gene encoding serine protease inhibitor 3/4 isoform X6 gives rise to the protein MLCNILHFLSFSISVFYSCGKINVQRSFLALCLFASAMAAPSENSVAFQAVTQGAQLFSNNFVKTVVKEKPDNLICSPLSADIALSMAAIGAAGQTQEEFKSVLKLPNTKAQTLEGFQNLIDKLNNVENVTLKLANKLYIGKDFPVKSEYKQDLETYYRSDIQSVDFSKKEEAANVVNTWCKEKTNDRIKSIINPDDIDASTALILANAVYFKGNWARQFNPKLTSDRPFHIDANTVKHVPTMYRQGNYKYAELPEYDAKCIELPYANKEVSMVIILPNKVDGLTPLIDKLEEVSAECSSRLAQTYEREVRLFLPKFRTESKLDLANTLSQKMGLARAFSDSAEFSDISNIPLQISKVVQKAFIEVNEEGSEAAAVTVVIFETESAFIITEQLEFNVNRPFYYYIRYSEKDSPVSLFEGRVNKPEM
- the LOC139108991 gene encoding serine protease inhibitor 3/4 isoform X13 produces the protein MLCNILHFLSFSISVFYSCGKINVQRSFLALCLFASAMAAPSENSVAFQAVTQGAQLFSNNFVKTVVKEKPDNLICSPLSADIALSMAAIGAAGQTQEEFKSVLKLPNTKAQTLEGFQNLIDKLNNVENVTLKLANKLYIGKDFPVKSEYKQDLETYYRSDIQSVDFSKKEEAANVVNTWCKEKTNDRIKSIINPDDIDASTALILANAVYFKGNWARQFNPKLTSDRPFHIDANTVKHVPTMYRQGNYKYAELPEYDAKCIELPYANKEVSMVIILPNKVDGLTPLIDKLEEVSAECSSRLAQTYEREVRLFLPKFRTESKLDLANTLSQKMGLARAFSDSAEFSDISNIPLQISKVVQKAFIEVNEEGSEAAAVTGISNRRFLPNFETLKANRPFLFVVRWSNDLDLFRGTVHEL
- the LOC139108991 gene encoding serine protease inhibitor 3/4 isoform X12, coding for MLCNILHFLSFSISVFYSCGKINVQRSFLALCLFASAMAAPSENSVAFQAVTQGAQLFSNNFVKTVVKEKPDNLICSPLSADIALSMAAIGAAGQTQEEFKSVLKLPNTKAQTLEGFQNLIDKLNNVENVTLKLANKLYIGKDFPVKSEYKQDLETYYRSDIQSVDFSKKEEAANVVNTWCKEKTNDRIKSIINPDDIDASTALILANAVYFKGNWARQFNPKLTSDRPFHIDANTVKHVPTMYRQGNYKYAELPEYDAKCIELPYANKEVSMVIILPNKVDGLTPLIDKLEEVSAECSSRLAQTYEREVRLFLPKFRTESKLDLANTLSQKMGLARAFSDSAEFSDISNIPLQISKVVQKAFIEVNEEGSEAAAVTGASVRPLSSSWQPVEPFTLRVEHPFLAIIKHNSIALFITKILW
- the LOC139108991 gene encoding serine protease inhibitor 3/4 isoform X10, with amino-acid sequence MLCNILHFLSFSISVFYSCGKINVQRSFLALCLFASAMAAPSENSVAFQAVTQGAQLFSNNFVKTVVKEKPDNLICSPLSADIALSMAAIGAAGQTQEEFKSVLKLPNTKAQTLEGFQNLIDKLNNVENVTLKLANKLYIGKDFPVKSEYKQDLETYYRSDIQSVDFSKKEEAANVVNTWCKEKTNDRIKSIINPDDIDASTALILANAVYFKGNWARQFNPKLTSDRPFHIDANTVKHVPTMYRQGNYKYAELPEYDAKCIELPYANKEVSMVIILPNKVDGLTPLIDKLEEVSAECSSRLAQTYEREVRLFLPKFRTESKLDLANTLSQKMGLARAFSDSAEFSDISNIPLQISKVVQKAFIEVNEEGSEAAAVTEVEMVNYSLVIPMPEEIRIDRPFIYGIISSKPQEESYITLFTGFNTE
- the LOC139108991 gene encoding serine protease inhibitor 3/4 isoform X9, whose translation is MLCNILHFLSFSISVFYSCGKINVQRSFLALCLFASAMAAPSENSVAFQAVTQGAQLFSNNFVKTVVKEKPDNLICSPLSADIALSMAAIGAAGQTQEEFKSVLKLPNTKAQTLEGFQNLIDKLNNVENVTLKLANKLYIGKDFPVKSEYKQDLETYYRSDIQSVDFSKKEEAANVVNTWCKEKTNDRIKSIINPDDIDASTALILANAVYFKGNWARQFNPKLTSDRPFHIDANTVKHVPTMYRQGNYKYAELPEYDAKCIELPYANKEVSMVIILPNKVDGLTPLIDKLEEVSAECSSRLAQTYEREVRLFLPKFRTESKLDLANTLSQKMGLARAFSDSAEFSDISNIPLQISKVVQKAFIEVNEEGSEAAAVTGATTIKLSLRPQFTVDHSFFYSIVESNLQTESSPVKLFAGHIVDPTKR
- the LOC139108991 gene encoding serine protease inhibitor 3/4 isoform X2, with product MLCNILHFLSFSISVFYSCGKINVQRSFLALCLFASAMAAPSENSVAFQAVTQGAQLFSNNFVKTVVKEKPDNLICSPLSADIALSMAAIGAAGQTQEEFKSVLKLPNTKAQTLEGFQNLIDKLNNVENVTLKLANKLYIGKDFPVKSEYKQDLETYYRSDIQSVDFSKKEEAANVVNTWCKEKTNDRIKSIINPDDIDASTALILANAVYFKGNWARQFNPKLTSDRPFHIDANTVKHVPTMYRQGNYKYAELPEYDAKCIELPYANKEVSMVIILPNKVDGLTPLIDKLEEVSAECSSRLAQTYEREVRLFLPKFRTESKLDLANTLSQKMGLARAFSDSAEFSDISNIPLQISKVVQKAFIEVNEEGSEAAAVTAVTFLQRSARIWTGVNFFIDRPFAYSIVKSVANPATDSVDKVLLFSGQYVQPDI
- the LOC139108991 gene encoding serine protease inhibitor 3/4 isoform X7, with the protein product MLCNILHFLSFSISVFYSCGKINVQRSFLALCLFASAMAAPSENSVAFQAVTQGAQLFSNNFVKTVVKEKPDNLICSPLSADIALSMAAIGAAGQTQEEFKSVLKLPNTKAQTLEGFQNLIDKLNNVENVTLKLANKLYIGKDFPVKSEYKQDLETYYRSDIQSVDFSKKEEAANVVNTWCKEKTNDRIKSIINPDDIDASTALILANAVYFKGNWARQFNPKLTSDRPFHIDANTVKHVPTMYRQGNYKYAELPEYDAKCIELPYANKEVSMVIILPNKVDGLTPLIDKLEEVSAECSSRLAQTYEREVRLFLPKFRTESKLDLANTLSQKMGLARAFSDSAEFSDISNIPLQISKVVQKAFIEVNEEGSEAAAVTGMKLVFKIIQQTRDFAIDRPFLFSIFKLIGSEEEPNFLPLFYGSILNPQ
- the LOC139108991 gene encoding serine protease inhibitor 3/4 isoform X1, producing the protein MLCNILHFLSFSISVFYSCGKINVQRSFLALCLFASAMAAPSENSVAFQAVTQGAQLFSNNFVKTVVKEKPDNLICSPLSADIALSMAAIGAAGQTQEEFKSVLKLPNTKAQTLEGFQNLIDKLNNVENVTLKLANKLYIGKDFPVKSEYKQDLETYYRSDIQSVDFSKKEEAANVVNTWCKEKTNDRIKSIINPDDIDASTALILANAVYFKGNWARQFNPKLTSDRPFHIDANTVKHVPTMYRQGNYKYAELPEYDAKCIELPYANKEVSMVIILPNKVDGLTPLIDKLEEVSAECSSRLAQTYEREVRLFLPKFRTESKLDLANTLSQKMGLARAFSDSAEFSDISNIPLQISKVVQKAFIEVNEEGSEAAAVTVSGLKLRGLSRRTQEFSVNHPFLCAIVTAAPGNKTARSNPLTLFIGQIFIPESSK
- the LOC139108991 gene encoding serine protease inhibitor 3/4 isoform X14, whose protein sequence is MSTLQRSFLALCLFASAMAAPSENSVAFQAVTQGAQLFSNNFVKTVVKEKPDNLICSPLSADIALSMAAIGAAGQTQEEFKSVLKLPNTKAQTLEGFQNLIDKLNNVENVTLKLANKLYIGKDFPVKSEYKQDLETYYRSDIQSVDFSKKEEAANVVNTWCKEKTNDRIKSIINPDDIDASTALILANAVYFKGNWARQFNPKLTSDRPFHIDANTVKHVPTMYRQGNYKYAELPEYDAKCIELPYANKEVSMVIILPNKVDGLTPLIDKLEEVSAECSSRLAQTYEREVRLFLPKFRTESKLDLANTLSQKMGLARAFSDSAEFSDISNIPLQISKVVQKAFIEVNEEGSEAAAVTVSGLKLRGLSRRTQEFSVNHPFLCAIVTAAPGNKTARSNPLTLFIGQIFIPESSK
- the LOC139108991 gene encoding serine protease inhibitor 3/4 isoform X15, whose translation is MAAPSENSVAFQAVTQGAQLFSNNFVKTVVKEKPDNLICSPLSADIALSMAAIGAAGQTQEEFKSVLKLPNTKAQTLEGFQNLIDKLNNVENVTLKLANKLYIGKDFPVKSEYKQDLETYYRSDIQSVDFSKKEEAANVVNTWCKEKTNDRIKSIINPDDIDASTALILANAVYFKGNWARQFNPKLTSDRPFHIDANTVKHVPTMYRQGNYKYAELPEYDAKCIELPYANKEVSMVIILPNKVDGLTPLIDKLEEVSAECSSRLAQTYEREVRLFLPKFRTESKLDLANTLSQKMGLARAFSDSAEFSDISNIPLQISKVVQKAFIEVNEEGSEAAAVTVSGLKLRGLSRRTQEFSVNHPFLCAIVTAAPGNKTARSNPLTLFIGQIFIPESSK
- the LOC139108991 gene encoding serine protease inhibitor 3/4 isoform X4 codes for the protein MLCNILHFLSFSISVFYSCGKINVQRSFLALCLFASAMAAPSENSVAFQAVTQGAQLFSNNFVKTVVKEKPDNLICSPLSADIALSMAAIGAAGQTQEEFKSVLKLPNTKAQTLEGFQNLIDKLNNVENVTLKLANKLYIGKDFPVKSEYKQDLETYYRSDIQSVDFSKKEEAANVVNTWCKEKTNDRIKSIINPDDIDASTALILANAVYFKGNWARQFNPKLTSDRPFHIDANTVKHVPTMYRQGNYKYAELPEYDAKCIELPYANKEVSMVIILPNKVDGLTPLIDKLEEVSAECSSRLAQTYEREVRLFLPKFRTESKLDLANTLSQKMGLARAFSDSAEFSDISNIPLQISKVVQKAFIEVNEEGSEAAAVTGVVIQVMSMPYVEELCIDHPFYYSIVKVDQIQESGSQRVALFSGIVANPEI
- the LOC139108991 gene encoding serine protease inhibitor 3/4 isoform X5, which encodes MLCNILHFLSFSISVFYSCGKINVQRSFLALCLFASAMAAPSENSVAFQAVTQGAQLFSNNFVKTVVKEKPDNLICSPLSADIALSMAAIGAAGQTQEEFKSVLKLPNTKAQTLEGFQNLIDKLNNVENVTLKLANKLYIGKDFPVKSEYKQDLETYYRSDIQSVDFSKKEEAANVVNTWCKEKTNDRIKSIINPDDIDASTALILANAVYFKGNWARQFNPKLTSDRPFHIDANTVKHVPTMYRQGNYKYAELPEYDAKCIELPYANKEVSMVIILPNKVDGLTPLIDKLEEVSAECSSRLAQTYEREVRLFLPKFRTESKLDLANTLSQKMGLARAFSDSAEFSDISNIPLQISKVVQKAFIEVNEEGSEAAAVTAIVVDKIFRTPISPLEIISIDHPFTYRIFKIGGKYTNDDITLFEGFVYDP
- the LOC139108991 gene encoding serine protease inhibitor 3/4 isoform X3, with protein sequence MLCNILHFLSFSISVFYSCGKINVQRSFLALCLFASAMAAPSENSVAFQAVTQGAQLFSNNFVKTVVKEKPDNLICSPLSADIALSMAAIGAAGQTQEEFKSVLKLPNTKAQTLEGFQNLIDKLNNVENVTLKLANKLYIGKDFPVKSEYKQDLETYYRSDIQSVDFSKKEEAANVVNTWCKEKTNDRIKSIINPDDIDASTALILANAVYFKGNWARQFNPKLTSDRPFHIDANTVKHVPTMYRQGNYKYAELPEYDAKCIELPYANKEVSMVIILPNKVDGLTPLIDKLEEVSAECSSRLAQTYEREVRLFLPKFRTESKLDLANTLSQKMGLARAFSDSAEFSDISNIPLQISKVVQKAFIEVNEEGSEAAAVTGVEIGIRCLTIATEVKIDRPFFYSIAKSLQDQESGNYDTVSLFTGIVTVPTY
- the LOC139108991 gene encoding antichymotrypsin-2 isoform X8 — encoded protein: MLCNILHFLSFSISVFYSCGKINVQRSFLALCLFASAMAAPSENSVAFQAVTQGAQLFSNNFVKTVVKEKPDNLICSPLSADIALSMAAIGAAGQTQEEFKSVLKLPNTKAQTLEGFQNLIDKLNNVENVTLKLANKLYIGKDFPVKSEYKQDLETYYRSDIQSVDFSKKEEAANVVNTWCKEKTNDRIKSIINPDDIDASTALILANAVYFKGNWARQFNPKLTSDRPFHIDANTVKHVPTMYRQGNYKYAELPEYDAKCIELPYANKEVSMVIILPNKVDGLTPLIDKLEEVSAECSSRLAQTYEREVRLFLPKFRTESKLDLANTLSQKMGLARAFSDSAEFSDISNIPLQISKVVQKAFIEVNEEGSEAAAVTGIVVVGYGLPAVSREPLIFNADRPFYCIIKHNVAPLFDGFILEPSLKD
- the LOC139108991 gene encoding alaserpin isoform X11 translates to MLCNILHFLSFSISVFYSCGKINVQRSFLALCLFASAMAAPSENSVAFQAVTQGAQLFSNNFVKTVVKEKPDNLICSPLSADIALSMAAIGAAGQTQEEFKSVLKLPNTKAQTLEGFQNLIDKLNNVENVTLKLANKLYIGKDFPVKSEYKQDLETYYRSDIQSVDFSKKEEAANVVNTWCKEKTNDRIKSIINPDDIDASTALILANAVYFKGNWARQFNPKLTSDRPFHIDANTVKHVPTMYRQGNYKYAELPEYDAKCIELPYANKEVSMVIILPNKVDGLTPLIDKLEEVSAECSSRLAQTYEREVRLFLPKFRTESKLDLANTLSQKMGLARAFSDSAEFSDISNIPLQISKVVQKAFIEVNEEGSEAAAVTAVHVVLTSLVIRPVMEFDVNQPFYYYIKHNSPNVALFEGKVIEPRV